The region GATCTATCAAATTCTCCTGCGTCTCGCCCGAAGAGATAAGGAAGATGTCCGCAACCAAGATCATCACCGCGGACACGTACGACGACGAGGGCTACCCCATCGAGATGGGCCTGATGGACCCGCACATGGGCGTGATCGAACCCGGGCTGAGATGCAAGACATGCGGATGCAAGGTCGACGAATGCCCCGGTCACTTCGGACACATCGACCTTGCTATGCCGGTCATACATGTGGGGTTCATCAAGGACATAAAGCTGATGCTGGAAAGCACCTGCCGCAACTGCGGCAGGATCATGCTCACAGCGGAGCAGATAGAGGCCAGGAGGGACGACATGTCCGAAATGAAGGACCTCGGAGGAGGCACCATAGATCTGAAGAACTTCTCCAAGGAGACCGCGAAGGACGCGTCCAACAAAGGCGTCTGCCCATACTGCGCAACAGAACAGATAAAGATAAAACTGGACAAACCCACCACGTTCAGAGAAGTGGACGACAATCACAAGCTCACCCCGAAAGAGGTGCGCGAAAGGCTGGAGCGCATCTCGGACGAGGACCTCAGGACCCTCGGGATGGACCCCGCGACCTGCAGGCCGGAGTGGATGGTCCTGACGGCGCTCGCCGTCCCCCCCGTGACGGTCAGGCCGTCAATCACCCTGGACTCGGGGGACAGATCGGAGGACGACCTTACGCACAAGCTCGTGGATGTTCTCAGGATAAATCAGAGGCTGAGAGAGAACCGCGATGCGGGAGCACCCCAGCTGATAGTCGAGGACCTGTGGGAACTGCTGCAGTACCATGTGACCACATACTTTGACAACCAGACCTCCGGAATACCTCCGGCGAGGCACAGGTCCGGCCGTCCGCTGAAGACGCTGGCACAGAGGCTCAAAGGCAAAGAGGGGCGTTTCAGATCAAACCTCTCGGGTAAGCGTGTGAACTTCTCCGCCCGTACCGTGATATCTCCGGACCCCATGCTCTCGATAAATGAAGTTGGCGTTCCGTACATGGCGGCAAGGGAACTGACCGTTCCGGTGCACGTTAACGAGCACAACATCGAGAAGCTTAAAAAGATGGTCGCCCGCGGACCCGAACCCTCCATGGAGAACGGTTACGTTCCCGGCGTCAACTACGTCATAAGGTCCGACGGAAGGAGGATCAGGGTAACGGAACGCAATGCGGAAGAGGTTTCGGAGAACATCGATATCGATTATACAATAGAAAGGCAGCTGATGGACGGGGACGTCGTTCTCTTCAACAGACAGCCCTCGCTGCACAGGATGTCCATGATGGCGCACCGCGTAAGGATGATGGAAGGCAAGACGTTCAGGTTCAACCTCTGCGACTGCCCCCCTTACAACGCTGATTTCGACGGGGACGAGATGAACCTCCATGTCCTGCAGTCGGACGAAGCGCGCGCGGAGGCCCGCATACTGATGCAGGTTCAGGAGAACGTTCTGTCGCCGAGGTACGGCGGCCCGATCATCGGTGCGATCCACGATCACATAACCGGGGCATACTTCCTTACGCACAGGAACCCCAGGTTTGACAGGTTCGAGGCCATGAACATACTTTCGAAGCTCCGCGACATAGAGGTACCGGAGCCGGAGGTCGACGGGGAAGGAAAGGAATACTGGACAGGGAAACAGCTGTTCTCGACGGTGCTCCCCGAGGATTTCAGGACGACGTTCAAATCCAACATATGCCAGAACTGCGACGTCTGCCTGAAGGAGGGTTGCCATTCCGATGCGTATGTGAAGATACGCGGCGGTCAGCTGCTCTGCGGCACGATCGACACGAAAGGCATCGGCAACAGCAAAGGGAAGATCCTGGACAGGATAGCTCGCGACTACGGCTCCGACAGAGCCGCCAAGTTCATCAACGAGGTGACAAGGCTCGCTCTCGGCGCTCTCATGAACCACGGGTTCAGCACCGGCATCGGGGACGAGGACATTCCCGAAGAGGCCGCGCTCCAGATAGCGAACTACAACCAAGAATGCATAGACGAGGTGTCGGATCTCGTGGAATCGTATCAGAACGGGACCCTCGACCAGATGCCCGGACGCTCGTTAAGGGAAACGCTGGAGGTCAGGGTCATGAAGGTCCTCGGACAGGCACGTGACGAAGCGGGCCGTGTCGCGGGGAAGCACCTGGGCCTTATGAATCCCGCAGTTATAATGGCAAAGGCGGGCGCCCGCGGGTCCATGCTGAACCTGTCCCAGATGGCAGGCTGCGTCGGCCAGCAGGCGGTGCGCGGCGAGAGGCTGTCCAGGGGATACTGGAACAGGACCCTGCCCCACTTCAACAAAGGGGACCTGGGAGCCCAGGCCAGAGGATTCTGCTCCAACTCATACAAATCGGGCCTGAACCCGACGGAGTTCTTCTTCCATGCAATGGGAGGAAGGGAAGGACTGGTCGACACGGCTGTGAGAACATCCAGATCAGGATATATGCAGAGAAGGCTGATCTCCGCTCTGGAAGACCTGAAGCTGACGTCGGACGGAACGGTGAGGAACACCGTGGGAACTATAATACAATTCAAATACGGAGAGGACGGGGTGGACCCGTCCAGAACGGTGAGGGGAAAAGCGATAGATCTCGACGATCTTTTCTCGGAAGTGCTCGGCGACGACGCCGACATCCTCCTCCGCATAGAGGACCTGAACGTAGGCGAGGACTACGGTTCCAAGGAAAAGGACGAGATGGAGTATATCGAAGAGGAAGACGGCGAAGAATACGATGACATAGACACGGACTTCGAAGGAGGAGGTGAGTGATATGGCAAAGAAGGACACGCTTAAAGCGCTTCTCAGCAGAGATATCAGCGAAGAGGTCGGAGAGCTTCTTCTCACCAAGTACAACACCCTCAGCGCCATATCCGCGGCGAGCGTCGAGGAACTCGTTGAACTGGGAATTTCGGAGGAAGAAGCGGAATCCACCCTGCAGAAGATCGGCAAACGCACCACCCGCACGGCGGCCGGCGCGGCGAAGCCCAAGAAGGCAGCTCAGGAGCCGAAGGCAGAGCTCATGGAGGAAGTGTTCCGCGAACGTAAGCTCGGCCCGGCCGAGATCAAGCTCAAAGAGATAGCGGACAGGATCGCATCGCCCCTGCCTATGAAGATAATCACCGACATAGCCAACGTGATCGAGCGCGCGGAGCTCGGCGACGACATCTACGAAAAACTGATCGCCACCGCCAACCGCATGTATACCTCGCACATGATGGACAAGAACGAGTCCACCGGGGTCATGGCGGCGCACTCGATAGGTGAACCGGGAACTCAGATGAACATGCGTACCTTCCACTACGCAGGGGTTGCGAACATCAACGTTACCCAGGGCCTTCCGAGGCTGATCGAGATCGTGGACGCGAGGCGCGTTCCCAGCACGCCTTCGATGGAGATACCGCTCACCGGCATCGCCGCGGAGGATGAGAGCGTCGCGAGGCACGTGGCGTCAGAGATAGAGGTCACTTCGCTTCTGGACATAGCATCGGTGGAAACGGACATAACCAACATGCGTCTGGTGATCACGCCGAACACAAAGAAGATGACCCAGCGCGGTCTGGAACTGGAAGACGTCGCGGAGAGGCTGAACAAGGTAAAGATCATCCGCGGACTCGTCAAATCCTCTGATTTCCAGATCGTCATCACGGCCGATGAGCCGTCGTATAAGAAGCTTCAGATGATGTATGACGCGGTCAGGAATGCCAAGATAAAAGGTATAGACGGCATCACAAGGGCCGTTCTCAGCAAAGCCGGCGGTTCCTGGAAGATAATCACCGAAGGAAGCAACCTCAAGGAAGTGCTGAAGATCGAGGGCGTGAATGCGAACAAGGTAATGACCAACAGCATACTGGAGGTAGCGGACGTCCTCGGGATCGAGGCCGCAAGGAATTCCATCATACACGAGGCGATGGGAACCCTCGGGGAAGCGGGACTGGATGTCGATATCAGACACATCATGCTCGTTGCCGACCTCATGACCAATGACGGATTGGTCAAAGCGATAGGAAGGCACGGAGTATCAGGAAAGAAATCCTCTGTCCTGGCAAGGGCGGCGTTCGAGATCACTGCGGCGCATTTGCTGCACGCGGCGATGGTCGGAGAGGTCGACAGCCTCGAAGGAGTGACAGAGAACATCATAGTCGGACAGCCGGTCACCCTAGGTACCGGCGCGGTAAACCTTATTTACACACCCAGAAAGGGGGAGAATCAATGAGCGAGAAAATAGATATAAGCAGAGCATTGAAAGCCGCGATCACCACCGGGAAGGTGGAGTTCGGGGTCGACCAGACAGAGAAAGCAATAAAGGCAGGAAAGGCGCAGATGGTCATCCTGTCAAGGAACTGCCCGAGCGAGATGCTGACAGGGAACATAGACGTGAAGGTGCACGTCTATGAGGGTAACAACATGGAGTTGGGAGCCCTCTGCGGAAAGCCCTTTTCGGTATCCGCCCTCGCGGTCATCGACAAGGGTTCCTCCAACATCTTAACGCTGTGAGACCATGTCCACGGATATCGTACTCAATGAGGATACCCTCAGATACATAGCGCTGTTCTCAGCAATAACAAAGGCCAGTCCGATCGACTGCATGGACGCCGATGAAAAATTGGTCTTCGTGGTCGAGAAAGGGCAGGGGAACATCGCCGTTGGGAAAAAAGGGGAACACGTAATAAAGCTCAAGGAGAAAACGGGTAAGAACATCCAGGTCGTGGAGTACTCGGAGGATCCTGAGCAGTTCGTGAAGAATGTATTCCACATATACAGCCCTCAGAAGGTCGTTATCGAGCAGCGCGGGAACATCACCCACGCCACGATCACGGTAGACCCCAAGCTCAAGGGGCGCGCGATCGGCAAGGCCGGAAAGAACCTCCGCATTGCGAGGGATATCGTGAACAGGCATCACGAGATCCAAAGCATAAGCGTTGACTGAAGCTCCCCCGACCGGTGTGAGAAACTCTTTAAAAACATCCTTCTTCGTTTTCATTCACGGACGGTCTTTTCAGAATCGTCACAGTATGCGGCTATATTTCTCCTTGCGCCCAGAGTTCCAAAGTAAAATATATATCAGGCACCCGTGTCGTAACATATCTGAGTGGCCAAATGAGTGACGAATTCATTGATGATGAAAGGTATGAGACATTTCTCACGTGCTACGCATTGGATGGTGCAGAGGTCATCGAGGAAACAGACTCGGATGCGGTGATCCGATATACGTTCAAACTAAAAGGTGAGGAAGAAATAAAAGAACCGATAGTGGTCTGCCGGCGTCTTGAGAGGTTTCATTCATCAGAATTTACAGAGCGTGACATCGGCGGCGTACTAAACCTCGACTCAAAATTCGTTCCACCCGATGAAATAAAAAAGTGTCTGGATAAATTGAGAGAGGAAATGCCACAGGTAACTGCAAAATATGCACTTTTCGGCAACGAAACAAACTTCGACTGTGTCACCTTCGGAAACGGGACAAACTTTGGGGGTGCCACCTTCGGAAACGGGACAAACTTTGGGGGTGCCACCTTCGGAAACGGGACAAACTTTGGGGGTGCCACCTTCGGAAACGGGACATATTTCGGGGATGCTACATTCGATGACGAAACATATTTCGGGGGCGCCACCTTCGGCAATGGAGCAGACTTCGATGGTGCTACCCTCGGCAACAAAACACATTTCGGGCGTGCCACTTTCGGCAACAAAACACATTTCGGGCGTGCCACCTTCGGCAATGGGACAAACTTCAGGGATGCCACCTTCGGCAACGAAACAGACTTCAGGGATGCCACCTTCGGCAACGAAACAGACTTCGGGCGTGCCACCTTCGATAATGGAACAAACTTCAGGGATGCCACCTTCGATAATGGAACAAACTTCAGGGATGCCACCTTCGATAATGGAACAAACTTCAGGGATGCCACCTTCGGCAACGAAACAGACTTCGGGCGCGCCACCTTCGATAATGGAACAAACTTCAGGGATGCCACTTTCGGCAACGGAACAAGCTTTGGGCACGCCACTTTCGGCAACGAAACAGACTTCAGAGATGCCACCTTCGGCAATGGAACAAGCTTTGGGCGCGCCAGCTTCGGCAACTGGACATATTTTGGGGATGCCACCTTCGGCAATGAAACATATTTTGGGGATGCCACCTTCGGCAACGAAACATATTTTAGGGGTGCCACCTTCGGCAACGAAACAGACTTCAGAGATGCCACCTTCGGCAACAGAACATTTTTCTGGGATGCCACCTTCGGCAATGAAACATATTTCTGGGATGCCACCTTCGGCAAAGAAACAGACTTCGGGCGTGCCACCTTCGGCAAAGAAACAGACTTCGGGCGTGCCACCTTCGGCAACGGAACAGACTTCAGAGATGCCACCTTCGGCAACGGAACAGACTTCAGAGATGCCACCTTCGGCGACGAAACATATTTCGAGGATGCCACCTTCGGCGATGAAACGTATTTTTTTAATGCAGAATTCAGCGGGAGGGTGACTTTCAGAGTCCTTCTCCCTGAAAGAACAACATCGGAAAACCCAGACAGTATTTCAAATATATCCAGGGAGCCTATTTTTGATAAGGCCTTTATGGACTTCTCTGATTCTGAGTTTTTCAGAAGATCAGAAATAACAGCGGAAGGAGGAATTCTGTTAATGAGGGGCGCAGTTGTAAGAGATGTTCTGACAATTTTCGATTTTGAAAAGATCGACCTAAGCGGAACAGTGATACTTGAACGCTTGAACATATCCTGGAATAAACTGTATGATGAAAGAAACGAAAGAAAAATTCTCAGAAAGAACAGAGAATCCAGTCTTATTGATATTGTTTCTTACTCCGCAGATTTGATAAAAAGAGAAAATCAAGATTTAGATGAGAAATACAAAAACAAGATCCAAAAGGTCTTAGGTAGGCATGTCTTAGAGGGGCGAAAAGTATACGAAAGTGACTCCGCTGAGGCAGTTGAAGTCAAGAAAAAAACGCTTCAGGAACTGAAGGAAAATTACCGCAGGATCGGAGAATACAATTCAGAAGACCGTGCGTTTGTCGAATACATGAGAACGAAAGCGGCCGAGCCAAAATCATCCGGTACTGAAAAAGAACCGACAATAGGCAGACTGGAGAGGTGGGGGTTCAAGACTCTCGACCTTTTCGGCGAGTACGGGACCAATATTTTTCGCATCTTTGCATTTCTGATAATTATTCCGTTCATTATGTCGCTCTTAATACTAATTGCAATTTTCACGACGGATACATCGTTCTTGGCATTGCTGGGGGAATCGCTGCGGAGCAGTTTTGAGGCATTCCTGACATTCGGGATCAATACAGCGGAGACCGACAACGGATGGCTGCATACGTTATGCATAATCGACGGATATCTGGGGCTGTTCTTTGTAGCCTATTTTGTGGTCGCTGTCGCAAGAAGAACGCTGAGATGAGCGTTGAGATAATGGGTCATTGTTCGGCAGTTCAAGGGCTCCGGCTCTTCAATGGTATCCTCTCCACTTCCATCCTGTCGAAGGTGGGATATTCTTCGATTATGTATGACATGTAAGGCAGCTTCTTCGAGATCTTTCTGAGCTTCCATGAGGCCGTTTCTATCCTGTTCCTTTCCCGGTCGATGAAGATAAGTTCCTTCGGGACACGTAATCTCATGAGCATTGCGGCCGCCTCATCCAGATCGTCGGCGTAAACGACGCCTTTGATGACCGTTCCGTCCTCGGTCACCACATCGTACTCCTTGGCGGTCACGCCGGCTCTTCTTATGAGTCTCCGCCTGAGCTGGACCCCGTCCTTGAAAGAGGAAGAGCAGAAATGGATCGGGCAACTGGGATATCTTTTCATCAGGTCCGTTACCATCTCCTCAGAGCCTGCCACCGCGGAGGAAATGTCATCCTTCACTTTGTATCCCATGCCCTCCATCATGTTCCAGTTGCTCTCTGAGAATTCGAATTCGTTGATGTTAATGAAACCCACGCCCGCTTCCGCCGCGGACAGCACGAGCTTCTCCAGCCTGTCCTCGTTCCCGGGTATCGCCGGGACCTCGATGCCCACATCCAAGGTTGTCTCCGCGATTATCTTTGATATATCATCGAACCTCATTGTCTCCCACTGGGACATCGGAGGATGGAATCTTATCTCATCTAGGCCTGCGTCGCAGAGCTCCTTGGATCTGCCGACGTCTACGATCGAAGTGTACAGGTGGATGTGATGTTCCGGTCCGAAATGCTCCTTCAGCATCCTTATCGCGGATACGGTCCGTTCCATCTCTGTAAGAGGGTCGCCTCCCGTTATGCCAGTCCCCGTAGCGTCCATCGACTCAGCCTCCTCCAGCATCTCGCTCAGATCCGATATCCTCCTCTCGTTTGCGAACATCACGTCCTTGCCCTTCTTCTCAGGCGATATCGGACAGTAGAAACAATCGGTACGGCATCTGCCGGTGATCAGAAGGACCATCTTCGACCCGTTGACGCAATGTTCACATCCCTTCGGGAGAGGGCAGTTGGAGGCGGAGCCGTATTCGTACGCTTTCAATGTTATCGGCAGTGATATGTGCGATGTCTTAATAAACGTTGGAGGGCTAAAGCATTACTGCATGAAAAGAGACACCGGGCTGATACTTGCGCTGGACGAGACGGATGCCGTCAAAGCCATGAGGATCGCGGCGGCCGTTTCTGACAAAGTGGATGCGATCAAGATAAACTGGCCGCTGATACTTTCCGCCGGGCCAGATGTGATAACTCAGCTCTCCGAGGTGTCTGACGTGATATGTGACCTCAAGGTCGCCGATATCCCGAACACGGTGCGTCTGATAGTCGAAGGGGCGGTGTCCAGAGGGGCGTCCGGCGTCATAGTGCATGCTTTCACGGGCGAGGATTCTTTGAGAGAAGCCGTTTCCGCCGCCGGCGATGCGGAGATATTTGCGGTGACGGAGATGAGTCATCCCGGAGGAGGGACATTCACGGCCAAGCACGCGGAGGAAATGGCCGAGATGGGCGTAAGATGCGGGGTGGCGGGATTCATCGCGCCGGCGACCAGGCCGGACAGGATCCGGGCGATAAGGTCCATCGCAGGAGACCTCAAGATCCTCTCTCCCGGAGTGGGAGCACAAGGCGGAAGCGCTTTGTCGGCGATATCCGCCGGCGCCGATTATGTCATCGTCGGAAGGACGATATACGGCGCGGATGATCCCGCATCGGTCGCATCTTCCCTAGCGGATGAGATAAGGCCGTTTGTTTGAGACCCTTAATAAAAATAATGCCCGCGCCTCTCTATAAAGCTATAAATAGACATTCAGGCATGGAGCCAATACTCTACTTTAATGGAGACTATAGAATGCGCAAAATTGGAAATAGGTCAGCCAGACCCACCACAGAGGGGGGCTTCCTGCCCGCATCGGATGCTGGCAAGGAAGTATGGTACAAAAGAGAATGGCGCCTGATAACGCTGCTGGCGATAATGATCGCGGCTTTCGTCATCAGATTCATTTTTGCTTTCGGCGTATCCGCCGGCAGTGATTTCGCCCTTTCCGGCGGGACTGGGGCATCCAGTCATGTTCATGTGATCGAAAGCATCCTCAACGGCTCGTTCGCGTTCACGGATCCTGCCCTCAACTATCCGCACGGATCCGTCAACATATATCCCCCGCTGATGGACTTCCTTCTGGCAGGTGTCGCAGGATTGGCATCCGCACTCGGCGTGTCAACAGGGACGGCGGCAGCCGGAGCGCTGGCATTCTCCGCACCGATATTCGCAGCCCTCACCTGCTGGCCTGTGTACCTGATAGGAAGGAAGATGTTCAATGATGAGAAAATAGGTCTTCTGGCAGCGCTCTTGTACGCATTCTTTGCGCTGATGATCACGACCACTGCCTTCTCCAACGGTACGGAATATGCATTCGTAGGATTCCTGTTCGCTTTCATGATATACTTCCTGCTAAAGGCAATGGAAGGCTGCGACAAGATCCAGCCCAGCGGATTCAGGGCCCTGATCAAAGACGGGGCAATGGTAAAGAATCTGCTGGTCGCGGGAATATTGTTTGCAATGATAGCATTGTCATGGAACCAGTTCCGCGTCATACTCCTGATGCTCGTGGTCCTCATGGTCGTTCAGGCAGT is a window of Candidatus Methanoplasma cognatum DNA encoding:
- a CDS encoding DNA-directed RNA polymerase subunit A', with the translated sequence MMRGITKRIGSIKFSCVSPEEIRKMSATKIITADTYDDEGYPIEMGLMDPHMGVIEPGLRCKTCGCKVDECPGHFGHIDLAMPVIHVGFIKDIKLMLESTCRNCGRIMLTAEQIEARRDDMSEMKDLGGGTIDLKNFSKETAKDASNKGVCPYCATEQIKIKLDKPTTFREVDDNHKLTPKEVRERLERISDEDLRTLGMDPATCRPEWMVLTALAVPPVTVRPSITLDSGDRSEDDLTHKLVDVLRINQRLRENRDAGAPQLIVEDLWELLQYHVTTYFDNQTSGIPPARHRSGRPLKTLAQRLKGKEGRFRSNLSGKRVNFSARTVISPDPMLSINEVGVPYMAARELTVPVHVNEHNIEKLKKMVARGPEPSMENGYVPGVNYVIRSDGRRIRVTERNAEEVSENIDIDYTIERQLMDGDVVLFNRQPSLHRMSMMAHRVRMMEGKTFRFNLCDCPPYNADFDGDEMNLHVLQSDEARAEARILMQVQENVLSPRYGGPIIGAIHDHITGAYFLTHRNPRFDRFEAMNILSKLRDIEVPEPEVDGEGKEYWTGKQLFSTVLPEDFRTTFKSNICQNCDVCLKEGCHSDAYVKIRGGQLLCGTIDTKGIGNSKGKILDRIARDYGSDRAAKFINEVTRLALGALMNHGFSTGIGDEDIPEEAALQIANYNQECIDEVSDLVESYQNGTLDQMPGRSLRETLEVRVMKVLGQARDEAGRVAGKHLGLMNPAVIMAKAGARGSMLNLSQMAGCVGQQAVRGERLSRGYWNRTLPHFNKGDLGAQARGFCSNSYKSGLNPTEFFFHAMGGREGLVDTAVRTSRSGYMQRRLISALEDLKLTSDGTVRNTVGTIIQFKYGEDGVDPSRTVRGKAIDLDDLFSEVLGDDADILLRIEDLNVGEDYGSKEKDEMEYIEEEDGEEYDDIDTDFEGGGE
- the rpoA2 gene encoding DNA-directed RNA polymerase subunit A'' translates to MAKKDTLKALLSRDISEEVGELLLTKYNTLSAISAASVEELVELGISEEEAESTLQKIGKRTTRTAAGAAKPKKAAQEPKAELMEEVFRERKLGPAEIKLKEIADRIASPLPMKIITDIANVIERAELGDDIYEKLIATANRMYTSHMMDKNESTGVMAAHSIGEPGTQMNMRTFHYAGVANINVTQGLPRLIEIVDARRVPSTPSMEIPLTGIAAEDESVARHVASEIEVTSLLDIASVETDITNMRLVITPNTKKMTQRGLELEDVAERLNKVKIIRGLVKSSDFQIVITADEPSYKKLQMMYDAVRNAKIKGIDGITRAVLSKAGGSWKIITEGSNLKEVLKIEGVNANKVMTNSILEVADVLGIEAARNSIIHEAMGTLGEAGLDVDIRHIMLVADLMTNDGLVKAIGRHGVSGKKSSVLARAAFEITAAHLLHAAMVGEVDSLEGVTENIIVGQPVTLGTGAVNLIYTPRKGENQ
- a CDS encoding 50S ribosomal protein L30e yields the protein MSEKIDISRALKAAITTGKVEFGVDQTEKAIKAGKAQMVILSRNCPSEMLTGNIDVKVHVYEGNNMELGALCGKPFSVSALAVIDKGSSNILTL
- a CDS encoding NusA-like transcription termination signal-binding factor: MSTDIVLNEDTLRYIALFSAITKASPIDCMDADEKLVFVVEKGQGNIAVGKKGEHVIKLKEKTGKNIQVVEYSEDPEQFVKNVFHIYSPQKVVIEQRGNITHATITVDPKLKGRAIGKAGKNLRIARDIVNRHHEIQSISVD
- a CDS encoding pentapeptide repeat-containing protein, giving the protein MSDEFIDDERYETFLTCYALDGAEVIEETDSDAVIRYTFKLKGEEEIKEPIVVCRRLERFHSSEFTERDIGGVLNLDSKFVPPDEIKKCLDKLREEMPQVTAKYALFGNETNFDCVTFGNGTNFGGATFGNGTNFGGATFGNGTNFGGATFGNGTYFGDATFDDETYFGGATFGNGADFDGATLGNKTHFGRATFGNKTHFGRATFGNGTNFRDATFGNETDFRDATFGNETDFGRATFDNGTNFRDATFDNGTNFRDATFDNGTNFRDATFGNETDFGRATFDNGTNFRDATFGNGTSFGHATFGNETDFRDATFGNGTSFGRASFGNWTYFGDATFGNETYFGDATFGNETYFRGATFGNETDFRDATFGNRTFFWDATFGNETYFWDATFGKETDFGRATFGKETDFGRATFGNGTDFRDATFGNGTDFRDATFGDETYFEDATFGDETYFFNAEFSGRVTFRVLLPERTTSENPDSISNISREPIFDKAFMDFSDSEFFRRSEITAEGGILLMRGAVVRDVLTIFDFEKIDLSGTVILERLNISWNKLYDERNERKILRKNRESSLIDIVSYSADLIKRENQDLDEKYKNKIQKVLGRHVLEGRKVYESDSAEAVEVKKKTLQELKENYRRIGEYNSEDRAFVEYMRTKAAEPKSSGTEKEPTIGRLERWGFKTLDLFGEYGTNIFRIFAFLIIIPFIMSLLILIAIFTTDTSFLALLGESLRSSFEAFLTFGINTAETDNGWLHTLCIIDGYLGLFFVAYFVVAVARRTLR
- a CDS encoding radical SAM protein — translated: MKAYEYGSASNCPLPKGCEHCVNGSKMVLLITGRCRTDCFYCPISPEKKGKDVMFANERRISDLSEMLEEAESMDATGTGITGGDPLTEMERTVSAIRMLKEHFGPEHHIHLYTSIVDVGRSKELCDAGLDEIRFHPPMSQWETMRFDDISKIIAETTLDVGIEVPAIPGNEDRLEKLVLSAAEAGVGFININEFEFSESNWNMMEGMGYKVKDDISSAVAGSEEMVTDLMKRYPSCPIHFCSSSFKDGVQLRRRLIRRAGVTAKEYDVVTEDGTVIKGVVYADDLDEAAAMLMRLRVPKELIFIDRERNRIETASWKLRKISKKLPYMSYIIEEYPTFDRMEVERIPLKSRSP
- the pyrF gene encoding orotidine-5'-phosphate decarboxylase, translating into MKRDTGLILALDETDAVKAMRIAAAVSDKVDAIKINWPLILSAGPDVITQLSEVSDVICDLKVADIPNTVRLIVEGAVSRGASGVIVHAFTGEDSLREAVSAAGDAEIFAVTEMSHPGGGTFTAKHAEEMAEMGVRCGVAGFIAPATRPDRIRAIRSIAGDLKILSPGVGAQGGSALSAISAGADYVIVGRTIYGADDPASVASSLADEIRPFV